ACCGGGCCTGACTCACTGGCCCGCCTGTTTTCCGGGAGGCCGCCGGCCATCCATTCCTGCGTGCCGGCGTTCGCCCATCGATTGCCCGAGGGAGAGACGACAATGGCTGTTAAGGTTGCGATCAACGGCTTCGGCCGCATCGGCCGGTTGGTTGCGCGTGCGATTCTGGAGCGGCCGGATTGCGGGCTCGAGCTGGTCTCGATCAACGATCTCGGCAAGCCCGAGGACAATGCCCGCCTGTTCAAGCGCGATTCGGTCCATGGCACCTGGAAGGGCACCGTCGAGGTCGACGGCCATGATCTGATCATCGACGGCAAGCGTATCGGCGTCACCGCCGAGCGTGATCCGGCCAATCTGCCGCACGCCGCCAACGGCGTCGACATCGCGCTGGAATGCACCGGCTTTTTCACCGATCGCGACTCCGCCGGCAAGCATCTCGCCGCCGGCGCCAAGAAGGTGCTGATCTCGGCCCCGGCCAAGGGTGTCGACCTCACCGTCGTGTTCGGCGTCAACCACGAGAAGATCACGTCGGAGATGACGATCATCTCCAATGCCTCCTGCACGACCAACTGCCTGGCGCCGGTCGCCAAGGTGCTGAACGATGCGATCGGCATCGAGCGCGGCCTGATGACCACCATCCACGCCTACACCAACGACCAGAAGATCCTCGATCAGGTCCACAGCGATCCGCGCCGGGCACGCGCCGCCGCGATGTCGATGATCCCGACCACCACCGGCGCAGCCCGCGCCGTGGGCGAGGTGCTGCCCGAGCTGAAGGGCAAGCTGGATGGCTCGGCCATCCGCGTGCCGACGCCCAACGTCTCGATCATCGACCTGACCTTCACGCCCAAGCGCGACACCACCAAGGACGAGGTCAACGCGCTGCTCAAGGCGGCCGCCGAAGGCCCGCTGAAGGGCGTGCTCGATTACACCGACGAGCCGCTGGTTTCGATCGATCTCAACGGTGCGCCGGTCTCCTCGACCGTCGACAGCCTCGAGACGACGGTGCTCGAGGGCAAGCTGGTCCGCGTGCTCAGCTGGTACGACAATGAATGGGGTTTCTCGAACCGCATGGTCGACACGGCCGGCGCGATCGCCAAGACGCTCTGAGACTTGCGTTCGGCATACCCTTTCCCCGTTCGTCCTGAGCCCGTCGAAGGACATGCCACAGGCGCATCGCCCGGGGCACGTGCTTCGACTTCGCTCAGCACGAACGGGGAGAAGGTGACGGCGTGCCGAGCGGGAGCGCCGGTGTGACCGGCCGTCTCCTCGGCATTGCGAGGAAAAGCCGCCCCAAGGGCGCGGTCGAGACGATCGACCGCGCCCTTGTCGGGCTGGAGAGCGGCATCGAGGGCGATTTTCGCGGCAGGATCAAGCCCGGCGGCAGGGGCCGCCGGCAGGTCACCGCGATGATGAAGGCGGACTGGGATGCGGCGATGGCGGAACTCGGTCATCCGCCGGTCGTCTGGTCGGACAGGCGGGTGAACCTGCTGGTCGACGGCATCGATCTGCCGCGCGATCCGGGCGCGCGCCTGCGGATCGGTTCGGCATTGTTCGAGATCACCGGGGAATGCGATCCCTGCCAGCGCATGGAAGGCGTGGCGGTGGGGCTCGAAGCGGCGCTGACGCCGGACTGGCGCGGCGGTCGCACGATGCGCGTGATCGGGGCGGGCGCGATCGCGCTCGGCGACCCGGTAACGCTGGACATTCACAATTTGCGGGAGGCGGTATGACTTCGTTCAAGACACTCGACGACATCGGTGACGTGAAGGGCAAGCGCGTGCTGGTCCGCGAGGATCTCAACGTGCCGATGGACGGTGCGCGGGTCACCGACGATACGCGCCTGCGCGCTGCCGCGCCGACCATCGCCGAACTCTCCGACAAGGGCGCGATCGTGCTGATCCTCGCCCATTTCGGCCGCCCCAAGGGCGAGCGCAACCCGGATATGAGCCTCGCGCTCGTCACCCATGCGCTGCGCGACGTGCTCGGCCGCGAGGTCGCCTTCATCGACGATTGCGTGGGCGAGGATGCGGAGGCCGCCGTCGCGCGGCTGGAGCCTGGCCAGATCGCGATCCTGGAGAATACCCGCTTCCACAAGGGCGAGGAAAAGAATGATCCCGCGCTGGCCGAAGCGATGGCGAAGCTCGGCGATCTGTATGTGAACGATGCCTTCTCGGCCGCGCACCGCGCCCATGCTTCCACCGAGGGGCTCGCCCACCAGCTGCCGGCCTATGCCGGCCGCGCGATGGAGGCGGAACTGACCGCGCTGGAGAAGGCGCTGGGCAACCCCGAGCATCCGGTCGCGGCCGTGGTCGGCGGCGCCAAGGTCTCGACCAAGCTCGACGTGCTCAAGCATCTCGTCGCCAAGGTCGATCACCTGATCATCGGCGGCGGCATGGCCAACACCTTCCTCGCCGCGCGCGGCGTCGATGTCGGCAAGTCGCTGTGCGAGCACGACCTGACCGGCACCGCCGACGAGATCCTCGAGGCGGCCGACAGGGCCAATTGCACCGTCCATCTGCCCTATGACGTGGTGGTGGCGAAGGAATTCCGCGCCAACCCGCCGACCCGCACCGTCAACGTCCACGAGGTCGCTGCCGACGAGATGATCCTCGACGTCGGCCCAGCCGCGGTCGAGGCGCTGGGCGACGTGCTCAAGAATTGCCGCACTTTGGTGTGGAACGGGCCGATGGGCGCGTTCGAGACGCCGCCGTTCGACGCCGCCACGGTCAGCCTCGCCAAGACGGCGGCGGCGCTGACCCAGGACGGCAGCCTCGTCTCGGTGGCGGGCGGCGGCGACACCGTCGCGGCGCTCAACCAGGCCGGCGTGGCCGACGCCTTCACCTTCGTCTCGACGGCGGGCGGCGCCTTCCTCGAATGGATGGAAGGCAAGGAGCTCCCGGGCGTCGCGGCACTCACGGCATGATCACCATCCGGGCGATCGACCATGTGGTGCTCCGCGTGGTCGATCTCGACCGGATGGCGCGTTTCTACATTGATGTGCTGGGCGCCCGATTCGAGCGGCATCAGGAGCAGATCGGCCTCTACCAGCTGCGCGTCGGCGAGGCGCTGATCGATCTCGTGCCGGTCGATTCCAAGGCGGGGCGGGTCGGCGGCGCGGCGCCGGGCCAGGAAGGCCGCAACGTCGATCACATCTGCTTCCGCGTGCTGCCATGGGATGGCCCGGCGATCCTGAAGGAACTGAAAGGGCACGGCATCACCGCCGAGATCCTTTCCCGCTACGGTTCGGATGGCGAGGGGCCATCCATCTATCTGGACGATCCCGAGGGCAATACGCTGGAGCTGAAAGGGCCGCCCTGGGCGCCCGTTCCGAAATCGGATTGGAAATGATTGTGCGTGACGGCGTTGTCAGCCTTGCCGTCACCGGCTTAGTATTTATTGCACCGCACAATCCCAAGGAGCGAGGGCCTCGATGACCGATCCGAAGATGATGGCGCAGATGACCGGCGGGGCGGGTTTCATCGCCGCGCTCGACCAGAGCGGCGGTTCCACCCCCGGCGCGCTCAAGGCCTATGGCGTCCCCGAAAGCGATTATGCCACCGAAGCGGGCATGTTCGAGGCGATCCACCAGATGCGCGTCCGCATCATCACCGCGCCGTCCTTCACCGGCCAGAAAGTGCTGGCCGCGATCCTGTTCGAGAAGACCATGGACGGGCAGGCCGATGGCGTGCCGGTGCCGACCGCGCTGTGGAATCGCGGCGTCGTGCCCTTCCTGAA
This genomic window from Sphingomonas abietis contains:
- a CDS encoding phosphoglycerate kinase — translated: MTSFKTLDDIGDVKGKRVLVREDLNVPMDGARVTDDTRLRAAAPTIAELSDKGAIVLILAHFGRPKGERNPDMSLALVTHALRDVLGREVAFIDDCVGEDAEAAVARLEPGQIAILENTRFHKGEEKNDPALAEAMAKLGDLYVNDAFSAAHRAHASTEGLAHQLPAYAGRAMEAELTALEKALGNPEHPVAAVVGGAKVSTKLDVLKHLVAKVDHLIIGGGMANTFLAARGVDVGKSLCEHDLTGTADEILEAADRANCTVHLPYDVVVAKEFRANPPTRTVNVHEVAADEMILDVGPAAVEALGDVLKNCRTLVWNGPMGAFETPPFDAATVSLAKTAAALTQDGSLVSVAGGGDTVAALNQAGVADAFTFVSTAGGAFLEWMEGKELPGVAALTA
- a CDS encoding VOC family protein; translated protein: MITIRAIDHVVLRVVDLDRMARFYIDVLGARFERHQEQIGLYQLRVGEALIDLVPVDSKAGRVGGAAPGQEGRNVDHICFRVLPWDGPAILKELKGHGITAEILSRYGSDGEGPSIYLDDPEGNTLELKGPPWAPVPKSDWK
- a CDS encoding MOSC domain-containing protein, encoding MTGRLLGIARKSRPKGAVETIDRALVGLESGIEGDFRGRIKPGGRGRRQVTAMMKADWDAAMAELGHPPVVWSDRRVNLLVDGIDLPRDPGARLRIGSALFEITGECDPCQRMEGVAVGLEAALTPDWRGGRTMRVIGAGAIALGDPVTLDIHNLREAV
- the gap gene encoding type I glyceraldehyde-3-phosphate dehydrogenase, with protein sequence MAVKVAINGFGRIGRLVARAILERPDCGLELVSINDLGKPEDNARLFKRDSVHGTWKGTVEVDGHDLIIDGKRIGVTAERDPANLPHAANGVDIALECTGFFTDRDSAGKHLAAGAKKVLISAPAKGVDLTVVFGVNHEKITSEMTIISNASCTTNCLAPVAKVLNDAIGIERGLMTTIHAYTNDQKILDQVHSDPRRARAAAMSMIPTTTGAARAVGEVLPELKGKLDGSAIRVPTPNVSIIDLTFTPKRDTTKDEVNALLKAAAEGPLKGVLDYTDEPLVSIDLNGAPVSSTVDSLETTVLEGKLVRVLSWYDNEWGFSNRMVDTAGAIAKTL